From the genome of Amycolatopsis sp. NBC_01488, one region includes:
- a CDS encoding fructosamine kinase family protein, producing the protein MTEPVARLTGHAVAEWRPMPGDLREAVLDDGRVVVVKRGHAPGATAAEAASLRWLASAEAVPVPSVAGHDDDWLVVDRVPPGRSSAAAAERLGRELARLHAAGAPAFGAAPPGGPADAWIGRAPMANVPGDDWASWYASDRVLPYVRQAVDAGTFDAAEAALFERACGRIPASAEPPSRLHGDLWTGNVLWDGHEAWLIDPAAHGGHRETDLAMLHLFGCPHLDRVLGAYDEVAPLAEGWERRIGLHQLFPLLVHTVLFGRSYAGQAVAAARTLG; encoded by the coding sequence ATGACCGAGCCCGTGGCCCGGCTCACCGGGCACGCCGTCGCCGAGTGGCGCCCGATGCCGGGAGACCTCCGCGAAGCCGTCCTGGACGACGGCCGCGTCGTCGTGGTCAAGCGCGGGCACGCGCCGGGCGCGACCGCGGCCGAGGCCGCGAGCCTGCGCTGGCTGGCGTCGGCGGAGGCCGTTCCGGTGCCGTCCGTGGCCGGCCACGACGACGACTGGCTGGTGGTCGACCGCGTCCCGCCGGGGCGGTCTTCGGCGGCCGCGGCCGAGCGGCTCGGCCGGGAGCTGGCGCGGCTGCACGCGGCCGGGGCCCCGGCGTTCGGCGCGGCTCCCCCGGGCGGGCCCGCCGACGCGTGGATCGGCCGGGCGCCGATGGCGAACGTTCCCGGCGACGACTGGGCTTCCTGGTACGCGTCGGACCGCGTCCTGCCCTACGTCCGGCAGGCGGTCGACGCGGGCACGTTCGACGCGGCCGAAGCGGCGTTGTTCGAGCGCGCCTGCGGCCGGATCCCGGCGTCGGCCGAACCGCCGTCTCGGCTGCACGGCGACCTGTGGACCGGCAACGTCCTGTGGGACGGGCACGAGGCGTGGCTGATCGACCCGGCCGCCCACGGCGGGCACCGCGAGACGGACCTGGCGATGCTGCACCTGTTCGGCTGCCCGCACCTCGACCGCGTGCTGGGCGCGTACGACGAGGTCGCGCCGCTGGCCGAGGGCTGGGAGCGGCGGATCGGGCTGCACCAGCTGTTCCCGCTGCTCGTGCACACCGTCCTGTTCGGAC
- a CDS encoding MmcQ/YjbR family DNA-binding protein yields the protein MTVRVQEFERVLTALAEVQRSEARDYSSFSVRGKRFGYYWPRTRTVGVKQTISEQLALVSERPDVFEVQFTAGGFGWVVVYLDKIDADELAELVYEAWRLSAPEDLVAEVPFTRIARA from the coding sequence GTGACGGTGCGGGTCCAGGAGTTCGAACGGGTGCTGACGGCGCTGGCGGAGGTCCAGCGGTCGGAGGCACGCGACTATTCGTCGTTCAGCGTGCGCGGCAAGCGGTTCGGCTACTACTGGCCGCGAACCCGCACGGTCGGGGTGAAGCAGACGATCTCCGAGCAGCTGGCGCTGGTGTCCGAACGCCCGGACGTGTTCGAGGTCCAGTTCACCGCGGGCGGCTTCGGCTGGGTCGTGGTGTACCTCGACAAGATCGACGCCGACGAGCTGGCCGAGCTCGTCTACGAAGCCTGGCGGTTGTCCGCCCCGGAGGACCTCGTCGCCGAGGTCCCCTTCACCAGGATCGCCCGCGCGTAG